A portion of the Faecalibacterium sp. I3-3-89 genome contains these proteins:
- a CDS encoding YqeG family HAD IIIA-type phosphatase, which produces MLITPEYVFKDVTHITPEFLAEKGIRALVLDIDNTLTADRSQELPDEVAGWLTRMREAGIGLTIVSNGAEKRVRPFAQKLGLAYLYRSAKPLPFALMAARRRMGVKRREMAMVGDQLYADRMAAALYGIPGLMVIPRGPDLGAQVVLKRKWEKRHWQEYYDRGGKTL; this is translated from the coding sequence ATGCTGATCACGCCCGAATATGTGTTTAAGGATGTCACCCACATCACCCCGGAGTTTCTGGCAGAAAAGGGAATCCGCGCCCTTGTGCTGGACATCGACAACACCCTCACCGCCGACCGCAGTCAGGAGCTGCCCGACGAGGTGGCCGGGTGGCTGACCCGGATGCGGGAGGCCGGCATCGGCCTTACCATCGTCTCCAACGGCGCAGAGAAGCGGGTCCGCCCCTTCGCCCAGAAGCTGGGGCTGGCCTATCTCTATCGCTCGGCAAAGCCCCTGCCCTTCGCCCTGATGGCGGCCCGCCGCCGGATGGGCGTGAAGCGCCGGGAGATGGCGATGGTGGGCGACCAGCTCTACGCCGACCGGATGGCGGCGGCCCTCTACGGCATCCCGGGGCTGATGGTCATTCCCCGCGGCCCTGACCTCGGCGCACAGGTGGTGCTCAAGCGCAAGTGGGAAAAGCGCCACTGGCAGGAGTATTACGACCGGGGAGGGAAGACGCTGTGA
- the rpsU gene encoding 30S ribosomal protein S21, translated as MSEIRVKEGESLESALRRFKRSTARSGVLAEVRKREAYEKPSVKRKKKSEAARKRKFK; from the coding sequence ATGTCGGAAATTCGTGTTAAAGAGGGCGAGTCGCTGGAGAGCGCACTGCGTCGCTTCAAGCGTAGCACTGCCCGCAGCGGTGTGCTCGCAGAGGTCCGTAAGCGCGAGGCTTACGAGAAGCCGTCTGTTAAGCGCAAGAAGAAGTCCGAAGCAGCCCGCAAGCGTAAGTTCAAGTAA
- the leuS gene encoding leucine--tRNA ligase codes for MKYDYKAVEAKWQKVWEDEKTFHVEIDHAKPKFYALVEFPYPSGAGLHVGHPRSYTALDVVSRKRRQNGYNVLYPMGWDAFGLPTENFAMKNHIHPAIVTKNNVDHFRQQLKALGFSFDWDREINTTDPEYYKWTQWIFLQLYKKGLAYKKEMNVNWCTGCKCVLANEEVVNGVCERCGSEVVHRVKSQWMLKITAYADKLIDGLDGLDYIERVATQQKNWIGRSHGAEVNFGTTAGDTLTVYTTRCDTLFGATYMVVSPEHAIVKEWLEKGILKNADAVKAYQAEAARKSDFERSELNKEKTGVRLDGVMGINPVNDKEIPIFISDYVLSTYGTGAIMAVPAHDTRDWEFAKKFGLPIIEVVKGNTPSNLDEAAFTDVATGTLVNSGFLDGLSVTDAKKKMIEWLEANGKGQDKVNYKLRDWVFSRQRYWGEPIPMVKCEKCGWQPLPESSLPLTLPDITDFEPGPDGESPLARHTDWVKTTCPCCGGPATRETDTMPQWAGSSWYFLRYMDPHCKDAIASKEALEYWSPVDWYNGGMEHTTLHLLYSRFWHKFLYDIGVVPTAEPYQKRTAHGMILGLNPHSFVNLPAEEQEKLLKEYGSQKAAEKALEEKYGEMARHPIVKMSKSLGNVINPDEVVDTYGADTMRLYEMFMGDFEQAAPWQTSAIAGCNRFLDRVWALSDKLVEGEGYRPQIETLMHQTIKKVGADIEGLKMNTAIAQLMTLVNALYDNGGATKAEFETVVQLLNPFAPHMTEELWEKLGHSHDEQLAYYPWPKYEEAKCVESTVEIAVQVNGKVKARLKVAADITSEDAIAAAKADPAVAEALAGKTVVKEIYVKGRLVNLAVKG; via the coding sequence ATGAAGTATGATTACAAGGCCGTGGAGGCCAAGTGGCAGAAGGTGTGGGAGGACGAAAAGACCTTCCACGTTGAGATCGACCACGCCAAGCCCAAGTTCTATGCACTGGTGGAGTTCCCGTACCCCTCGGGTGCGGGTCTGCACGTCGGCCATCCCCGCAGCTACACTGCGCTGGATGTCGTGAGCCGCAAGCGCCGCCAGAACGGCTACAACGTGCTCTACCCGATGGGCTGGGACGCTTTTGGTCTGCCCACCGAGAACTTCGCCATGAAGAACCACATCCACCCGGCCATCGTCACCAAGAACAATGTGGACCACTTCCGCCAGCAGCTGAAGGCTCTGGGCTTCTCCTTCGACTGGGACCGTGAGATCAACACCACCGACCCCGAGTACTACAAGTGGACCCAGTGGATCTTCCTGCAGCTGTACAAGAAGGGTCTGGCCTACAAGAAGGAAATGAACGTCAACTGGTGCACCGGCTGCAAGTGCGTGCTGGCGAACGAAGAGGTCGTCAACGGCGTCTGCGAGCGCTGCGGCAGCGAGGTCGTCCACCGAGTCAAGAGCCAGTGGATGCTGAAGATTACCGCCTATGCCGATAAGCTCATCGACGGTCTGGATGGTCTGGATTACATCGAGCGCGTCGCCACCCAGCAGAAGAACTGGATCGGCCGCAGCCACGGCGCAGAGGTCAACTTCGGCACCACCGCAGGCGACACCCTCACCGTCTACACCACCCGCTGCGATACCCTGTTCGGTGCGACCTACATGGTCGTCTCTCCCGAGCACGCCATCGTCAAGGAGTGGCTGGAAAAGGGCATCCTCAAGAACGCCGACGCTGTCAAAGCCTATCAGGCCGAGGCGGCCCGCAAGAGCGACTTTGAGCGCAGCGAGCTGAACAAGGAGAAGACCGGCGTCCGTCTGGACGGCGTTATGGGCATCAACCCCGTCAACGACAAGGAGATCCCTATCTTCATCTCCGACTACGTCCTGTCCACCTACGGCACCGGCGCCATCATGGCTGTGCCTGCCCACGACACCCGTGACTGGGAGTTTGCCAAGAAGTTCGGCCTGCCCATCATCGAGGTCGTCAAGGGCAACACCCCCTCCAACCTCGACGAGGCGGCCTTCACCGATGTAGCCACCGGTACGCTGGTCAACTCCGGCTTCCTCGATGGCCTGTCTGTCACCGACGCCAAGAAAAAGATGATCGAGTGGCTGGAAGCCAACGGCAAGGGGCAGGATAAGGTCAACTACAAGCTCCGCGACTGGGTCTTCAGCCGTCAGCGCTACTGGGGTGAGCCGATCCCGATGGTCAAGTGCGAGAAGTGCGGCTGGCAGCCCCTGCCCGAGAGCAGCCTGCCTCTGACCCTGCCCGACATCACCGACTTTGAGCCGGGTCCCGATGGCGAATCTCCGCTGGCCCGTCATACCGACTGGGTCAAGACCACCTGCCCCTGCTGCGGTGGCCCTGCCACCCGCGAGACCGACACCATGCCGCAGTGGGCCGGTTCCTCCTGGTATTTCCTGCGCTATATGGATCCCCACTGCAAGGACGCCATCGCCTCCAAGGAGGCGCTGGAATACTGGTCTCCGGTGGACTGGTACAACGGCGGCATGGAGCACACCACCCTGCATCTGCTCTACAGCCGCTTCTGGCATAAGTTCCTCTACGACATCGGCGTCGTGCCCACTGCAGAGCCTTATCAGAAGCGCACGGCCCACGGCATGATCCTCGGTCTGAACCCCCACAGCTTCGTCAACCTGCCCGCTGAGGAGCAGGAGAAGCTGCTGAAGGAGTACGGCAGCCAGAAGGCCGCCGAGAAGGCTCTGGAGGAGAAGTACGGCGAGATGGCCCGCCACCCCATCGTCAAGATGTCCAAGTCTCTGGGCAACGTCATCAACCCCGATGAGGTGGTGGATACCTACGGTGCCGACACCATGCGTCTGTATGAGATGTTCATGGGCGACTTCGAGCAGGCTGCACCGTGGCAGACCTCGGCCATCGCAGGCTGCAACCGCTTCCTCGACCGCGTGTGGGCACTGTCCGACAAGCTGGTGGAGGGCGAGGGCTACCGTCCTCAGATCGAGACCCTGATGCACCAGACCATCAAGAAGGTGGGCGCGGACATCGAGGGCCTGAAGATGAACACCGCCATCGCCCAGCTGATGACGCTGGTGAACGCCCTGTACGACAACGGCGGCGCGACCAAGGCTGAGTTCGAGACCGTCGTCCAGCTGCTGAACCCCTTCGCTCCCCATATGACCGAGGAGCTGTGGGAGAAGCTGGGCCACAGCCACGACGAGCAGCTGGCTTACTATCCTTGGCCCAAGTATGAGGAGGCCAAGTGCGTTGAATCCACCGTGGAGATTGCCGTGCAGGTCAACGGCAAGGTCAAGGCCCGTCTGAAGGTGGCCGCAGACATCACCTCTGAGGACGCCATCGCTGCCGCAAAGGCTGACCCGGCCGTCGCCGAGGCTCTGGCTGGCAAGACTGTGGTGAAGGAGATCTACGTCAAGGGCCGTCTGGTCAATCTGGCAGTCAAGGGCTAA
- a CDS encoding TIM barrel protein, translated as MSECDWKIRFGTAGTSDSFEAKGYKTSLDIPAYTAEMGLDAFEYQCGHGVRLGVDKARRMAADAAERGILFSVHAPYYISMSSLEEEKRLNSVRYLLQSAEVCRALGGRRIIFHSGSCGRQSREAALEKALDTMRRAVEALDEAGYGDMTLCPETMGKIGQLGTLDEVLALCGVDERITPCIDFGHLNARTLGGIQSKADYAVLLDHLGEALGDERAQRFHVHFSRIEFSAGGEKRHWTFAQTQFGPEPQPLMELLAERRLAPVIICESAGTQAEDAQAMKRMYEEAAK; from the coding sequence GTGAGCGAGTGTGATTGGAAAATACGGTTCGGCACCGCCGGTACCAGCGACAGCTTCGAGGCCAAGGGCTACAAGACCAGCCTCGACATCCCCGCCTACACGGCAGAGATGGGGCTGGACGCTTTTGAGTACCAGTGCGGCCACGGCGTCCGCCTCGGGGTGGATAAGGCCCGGAGGATGGCCGCAGACGCCGCAGAGCGGGGCATTCTGTTCAGCGTCCACGCACCTTATTATATCAGTATGTCCAGCCTTGAGGAAGAAAAGCGGCTGAACAGCGTCCGCTACCTCCTCCAGAGCGCCGAGGTCTGCCGGGCGCTGGGCGGCAGGCGGATCATCTTCCACTCGGGCAGCTGCGGCAGACAGAGCCGGGAAGCTGCCCTCGAAAAGGCGCTGGACACCATGCGCCGGGCTGTGGAAGCGCTGGATGAAGCGGGCTACGGCGATATGACCCTCTGCCCCGAGACCATGGGGAAGATCGGCCAGCTGGGCACGCTGGACGAGGTGCTGGCCCTCTGCGGGGTGGATGAGCGCATCACGCCCTGCATCGACTTCGGCCACCTGAACGCCCGGACGCTGGGCGGCATCCAGTCCAAGGCGGACTACGCCGTCCTCCTCGACCATCTGGGTGAGGCACTGGGAGATGAGCGTGCCCAGCGCTTCCACGTCCACTTCTCCCGCATCGAGTTCTCCGCCGGGGGCGAGAAACGCCACTGGACCTTTGCGCAGACTCAGTTCGGCCCTGAGCCGCAGCCCCTGATGGAGCTGCTGGCCGAGCGCAGGCTCGCACCGGTCATCATCTGCGAGAGCGCCGGCACGCAGGCCGAGGATGCGCAGGCGATGAAGAGGATGTACGAGGAAGCTGCAAAGTGA